Proteins encoded by one window of Haliotis asinina isolate JCU_RB_2024 chromosome 6, JCU_Hal_asi_v2, whole genome shotgun sequence:
- the LOC137286755 gene encoding uncharacterized protein: MSEDEIAIELKSQGVTSVKRFTRKEQDRIVQTTTYLLTFALPKVPSSIKAGYFNIEVDVYIPTPLRCYNCQKFGHGARSCTKSPTCCRCSKTHESMDTCTDDIKCANCNGDHFSSSKSCPFFQKQSQIIKLKYTNNISFSEAIKLLTTQTHPIQSASHSYSAAVTSSQSKVDRACQTDICWVTDKQSVTPEGNKSSTSASQTVLQSGPQLARGPETVENSQNSVKLTNKEKKQSKKKGSRTLKHVEVPSPLTSPVEVHNNFEPLDMEVTPSPTTQRRGSSSRSRSPVQPP, translated from the coding sequence atgtccGAGGATGAGATAGCGATAGAGCTGAAGTCTCAAGGAGTAACATCTGTGAAGAGATTTACTAGGAAGGAGCAAGACAGGATTGTTCAAACGACAACATATCTCCTTACATTTGCCTTACCAAAAGTACCATCATCAATTAAGGCTGGTTATTTCAACATTGAAGTCGATGTGTACATACCGACTCCACTCCGTTGTTataactgtcagaagtttggacacggGGCCAGGTCCTGCACTAAATCTCCAACATGCTGTCGTTGCAGCAAAACTCATGAAAGTATGGATACCTGTACAGACGATATCAAGTGTGCTAACTGCAACGGTGACCACTTCTCTTCTTCAAAATCCTGTCCATTCTTTCAGAAGCAATCCCAGATTATCAAACTGAAGtatacaaataatatttctttttcagagGCAATAAAATTACTGACAACTCAGACTCACCCAATTCAGTCAGCTTCTCACTCTTACTCTGCTGCTGTTACCTCTTCACAGAGCAAAGTTGACAGagcatgtcagacagacatctgctGGGTCACTGATAAGCAATCAGTGACTCCTGAAGGCAACAAGTCATCAACATCAGCTTCACAGACTGTTCTTCAATCTGGACCTCAGCTTGCTCGAGGGCCCGAAACAGTGGAAAACTCACAAAATAGTGTAAAACTTACTaacaaggaaaagaaacaatcaaAGAAGAAAGGATCTAGGACCCTCAAACATGTAGAGGTCCCTTCCCCATTAACATcccctgtagaggttcataacAACTTTGAACCTCTAGACATGGAAGTCACTCCTTCTCCGACAACTCAGCGGAGAGGATCTTCCTCGAGATCACGATCTCCAGTTCAGCCTCCATGA